From a single Granulicella aggregans genomic region:
- a CDS encoding type III polyketide synthase, with protein sequence MQIASVGTAFPPHKYSQSEIAEALTVRWEGKMEEPRLIKRFFANCGVDTRYLVYPLDVYPTLKGFGQTNTAWIDAAVTLAQAAIANALDPLGLTAADISAIFFASVTGIASPTIDARLINLLPFPTHVKRTPIFGLGCVAGAAGIARASDYVKAFPDQIALLLSVELCSLTWQDDDQSIANLISCGLFGDGAAAVVIAGDNAVIPNLPQPGPRVIATQSTFYRDTETVMGWDIGDMGFRIVLSPEVPKVVEKNLLDDATRFLEANNVTIDGIGSWIFHSGGPKVLEAMQSTLNLPEDALALSWKSLREVGNLSAASVLCVLEENLAKHRGAPGTYSILAAMGPGFCSELVLLQW encoded by the coding sequence ATGCAGATCGCTTCCGTAGGAACAGCCTTCCCGCCGCACAAGTACTCCCAGTCCGAGATCGCTGAAGCTCTCACCGTCCGTTGGGAAGGCAAGATGGAAGAGCCGCGCCTCATCAAGCGCTTCTTCGCCAACTGCGGCGTCGATACCCGTTACCTCGTCTATCCGCTCGACGTCTACCCGACTCTCAAGGGCTTCGGCCAGACCAACACCGCGTGGATCGACGCCGCCGTCACCCTCGCCCAGGCCGCGATCGCCAACGCGCTCGATCCCCTCGGCCTCACCGCCGCGGACATCTCGGCGATCTTCTTTGCTTCGGTCACCGGCATCGCCAGTCCCACCATCGACGCCCGCCTGATCAACCTGCTGCCTTTCCCGACGCACGTGAAGCGCACCCCCATCTTCGGCCTCGGCTGCGTCGCCGGAGCAGCGGGAATTGCCCGGGCATCCGACTACGTGAAAGCCTTCCCCGACCAGATCGCACTCCTCCTTTCCGTCGAACTCTGCTCCCTCACCTGGCAGGATGACGACCAGTCCATCGCGAACCTAATCTCCTGCGGCCTCTTCGGCGACGGAGCCGCCGCAGTCGTCATCGCCGGCGATAACGCCGTTATCCCTAACCTGCCGCAGCCCGGACCCCGCGTCATCGCCACGCAGAGCACTTTCTACCGCGACACCGAGACCGTCATGGGCTGGGACATCGGCGACATGGGCTTCCGCATCGTCCTCTCGCCCGAAGTCCCCAAGGTCGTCGAGAAGAACCTCCTCGACGACGCCACCCGTTTCCTCGAAGCCAACAACGTCACCATCGACGGCATCGGAAGCTGGATCTTCCACAGCGGCGGTCCCAAGGTCCTCGAAGCGATGCAGTCCACGCTCAATCTCCCCGAGGACGCTCTGGCACTCTCCTGGAAGAGCCTTCGTGAGGTCGGCAATCTTTCCGCAGCTTCCGTCCTCTGCGTGCTCGAAGAAAATCTCGCGAAGCACCGCGGCGCTCCCGGAACCTACAGCATTCTCGCCGCCATGGGTCCCGGTTTCTGTTCGGAACTCGTTCTTCTCCAGTGGTAG